From Leptospira stimsonii, the proteins below share one genomic window:
- a CDS encoding DUF3015 domain-containing protein: MKKRVVSTVLSLAVLAGIGLMSDNVEAKGYGMAGCGLGSLIIKENNISQIFAATLNATGVQTSGITSGTSNCTADGIVKSEKTQELFVTVNYESLEQEMAMGKGEKLDSFAKLLGCDAGSVSRFGKLAKDKFSSLIKQDTTPSLLLSAVKSEIKGDASLSKNCTL; encoded by the coding sequence ATGAAGAAAAGAGTAGTTTCGACTGTTCTTAGCCTAGCAGTATTGGCTGGAATCGGTCTAATGTCGGATAACGTAGAAGCAAAAGGTTATGGAATGGCTGGTTGCGGTTTAGGTTCTTTAATCATTAAAGAAAACAACATTTCGCAAATCTTTGCTGCGACACTCAATGCGACGGGAGTTCAAACTTCCGGAATCACTTCAGGAACTTCAAACTGCACTGCAGACGGAATCGTAAAGTCTGAAAAGACTCAAGAGCTTTTTGTAACGGTAAATTACGAAAGTCTTGAGCAAGAAATGGCGATGGGAAAAGGCGAAAAGTTAGATTCTTTCGCGAAACTCCTCGGCTGTGATGCAGGCTCCGTTTCTCGTTTCGGTAAATTGGCAAAAGATAAGTTTTCTTCTTTGATCAAACAAGACACGACTCCTTCTCTTTTACTTTCTGCCGTAAAATCGGAAATCAAAGGGGATGCATCCCTTTCTAAAAACTGTACTCTATAA
- a CDS encoding ABC transporter permease has translation MFRSFYTYLKLALSSVQSHMEYKASFWIYLVTLLIYYSAQAATIFILLSKFVSIGGWNRGEIAFLYSLLIFAQGIVASVFSGMVEFGSLVRDGGYDRYLLRPLSPIGQVLMNHFDITGLLHLILGAVTFIVANQFTDIEWTATKIVMLFLVVLGSAMILAGIRIAIASIAFYAIQNYSLVHLFIFSSREFMMYPMNIYNVSIRILLTFLLPLGFVNFYPAHYFLSKSGDCLFHPFFIYLNFPVGCFLFFGSLLLWKKGQRRYESTGT, from the coding sequence TTGTTTCGATCATTTTATACCTATCTTAAGTTGGCTCTATCTTCGGTTCAGTCCCATATGGAATATAAGGCGAGTTTTTGGATTTATCTAGTGACCTTGCTCATATACTATTCCGCTCAAGCCGCGACAATCTTCATTCTACTTTCAAAGTTTGTTTCGATCGGAGGATGGAACCGAGGAGAAATCGCCTTTCTTTATAGCCTTTTAATTTTCGCTCAGGGTATCGTCGCGTCCGTATTTTCTGGAATGGTAGAATTCGGATCCTTGGTGAGAGACGGGGGATACGATCGATATCTTTTAAGACCTCTTTCACCGATAGGTCAGGTTTTGATGAACCATTTTGATATCACCGGACTTCTTCATCTAATTTTGGGCGCGGTTACATTTATTGTCGCCAATCAGTTTACGGATATTGAATGGACTGCGACGAAGATTGTTATGTTGTTTTTGGTGGTGTTGGGAAGTGCGATGATCTTGGCAGGAATCAGGATCGCAATCGCGTCCATCGCATTTTATGCGATTCAGAATTATTCCTTAGTTCATCTGTTTATATTTTCGAGTCGCGAATTTATGATGTATCCGATGAATATCTATAACGTTTCGATCCGGATTCTTCTAACCTTCCTACTCCCTTTAGGTTTTGTGAATTTTTATCCGGCTCACTATTTTTTAAGTAAGAGCGGAGATTGCTTATTTCATCCTTTCTTTATCTATTTGAATTTTCCGGTCGGTTGTTTTCTTTTTTTCGGGTCCCTGCTTCTTTGGAAGAAAGGACAAAGAAGATACGAATCAACCGGAACATAG
- a CDS encoding LIC12231 family lipoprotein, whose product MKLKLSLFLFVIFFQVIFVQRCVNYYEFPENYIGKSKAEKKNPVILYYKVLNGTISGGSTRLKDYLKRESPFIQTEQVDKIPEKGLYLNVNIQQRLPSIYTLIFGYLSVATLTLLPVWSNEDGSDVLFQIYRDGQLEKSYEYPVRRSGFLWILMLPFAWVNAYTYSEAQAFEAIANKFFEDSAPVLQK is encoded by the coding sequence ATGAAACTAAAATTAAGTCTCTTTCTTTTCGTTATTTTTTTTCAAGTAATCTTTGTGCAACGATGCGTCAATTATTACGAATTTCCTGAAAACTACATCGGTAAATCGAAAGCAGAAAAGAAGAATCCTGTAATTCTATATTATAAAGTTCTGAATGGGACGATTTCGGGCGGTTCTACAAGACTGAAAGATTATTTGAAACGAGAATCTCCGTTCATCCAGACCGAGCAAGTTGATAAAATTCCCGAAAAAGGACTCTATTTGAATGTAAACATTCAACAACGACTTCCAAGTATTTACACTCTGATCTTTGGTTATCTTTCAGTAGCTACGTTGACATTATTACCCGTCTGGAGTAATGAAGATGGTTCGGATGTGCTTTTTCAAATTTATAGAGATGGGCAGTTGGAAAAGTCTTATGAATATCCCGTACGTAGATCGGGCTTTCTATGGATTCTGATGCTTCCATTTGCATGGGTAAATGCTTATACTTATAGTGAAGCTCAGGCTTTCGAAGCGATCGCAAATAAATTTTTTGAGGATTCCGCTCCTGTTTTGCAGAAGTGA
- a CDS encoding TRL domain-containing protein, which produces MKKIISLISIFLVAFAVSNCASSLFTIGLFSNTEYHVSGNSVAGPTDAKILKRGTSCNTYSVFSALFYAGGEGSIAEAMKEAQITKVAVVDKSSEGFLGYVLSKECVIVYGE; this is translated from the coding sequence ATGAAAAAAATCATCAGCTTAATTTCAATCTTCTTGGTTGCATTTGCAGTTTCCAACTGTGCTTCCAGCCTTTTCACAATCGGTTTATTTAGCAATACAGAATATCATGTATCCGGAAACTCAGTTGCCGGTCCTACGGATGCAAAGATTCTGAAACGTGGAACCTCTTGTAATACCTACTCGGTTTTCTCGGCTCTTTTCTACGCAGGTGGAGAAGGAAGTATCGCAGAAGCGATGAAAGAGGCACAAATCACAAAGGTCGCCGTAGTGGATAAAAGTTCGGAAGGATTTCTCGGATACGTTTTGTCAAAAGAATGCGTAATCGTTTACGGCGAATAA
- a CDS encoding ABC transporter permease, whose translation MTLYLKVISKAFQRASTYRLEYFTGVLNAVLYLAILTSVWQSVSGKGLEGGRTRESLILYAVLSTLIKVSFGRQDGLVSSKIKNGTIVFDLLKPIRFPLIVFADTIGVSVYHLLSRSLPLLILSFAFLELRFTPNPEAVISFLFVYFLAFLIFFLIGFMISSLSFYFTEIFSFFLLYFALITLFSGSVIPLDLFPEFLRNVSSWLPFAYLYYYPTQVLTSQPIGMEFGELIVRYFLMIGILSVAASAIYLSGLKRLELAGG comes from the coding sequence TTGACGCTTTATCTAAAAGTTATTTCCAAAGCGTTCCAAAGAGCTTCCACGTATCGACTCGAATACTTTACCGGGGTTCTCAATGCGGTTTTGTATCTTGCGATTTTGACTTCCGTTTGGCAATCGGTCTCGGGAAAAGGATTGGAAGGAGGTCGAACAAGAGAGTCTTTGATTCTCTACGCCGTTTTATCCACTTTGATCAAGGTTTCTTTCGGACGACAAGACGGACTTGTTTCCTCAAAAATTAAGAATGGAACCATTGTCTTTGATCTTTTGAAACCGATTCGATTTCCCTTAATCGTGTTTGCTGATACGATAGGAGTGAGCGTTTATCATCTCCTTTCCAGATCGCTTCCTCTTTTGATTCTCTCCTTCGCTTTTTTAGAACTTAGGTTTACGCCGAATCCTGAAGCCGTCATCTCCTTTTTGTTCGTTTATTTTCTTGCGTTCCTGATCTTCTTTTTGATCGGATTTATGATTTCATCTTTGTCTTTCTATTTTACGGAAATTTTTTCTTTCTTTTTGCTTTATTTTGCGCTCATCACTTTGTTTTCGGGTTCCGTGATTCCGTTAGATCTTTTTCCCGAATTTTTGAGAAACGTTTCCTCCTGGCTTCCATTCGCTTATCTATATTATTATCCGACTCAAGTTTTGACGTCGCAACCGATCGGAATGGAATTTGGAGAGTTGATTGTGCGATACTTTTTGATGATCGGAATTCTTTCGGTTGCGGCTTCCGCGATCTATCTTTCCGGATTGAAACGACTCGAATTGGCGGGAGGTTGA
- a CDS encoding DUF4105 domain-containing protein, producing MNLDSARYWRLILHYRDPLFFGKPKSEADGEDFFLSPNGKKDPRSELIETIQSFFREPTAEEISETKLHPLCRFPERFRWLDSKLNFDKNILPKLNCDRYKNWINSLNPVSTKLIFASFYLNNPASLFGHNLLKIGSKNTTRSEILDYAINFAANNSPDDSALAYTVKGLMGGYPGVFSIFPYYYKINEYNDMESRDLWEYELNFDEEPSRRIASHVWELGSTYFDYFFFDENCSYHLLSLIEIGNPELRLRDKFNLYTIPSDTVKLILEREGLVRKKTYRPSLSSKLEQKLFNLDEEERKKVFEYLNGNLQLNQILESGDGQRQAYMLDTILDAKRYQQTLKKYTPEQEEKYRNVLIERSKINFPPLPEQSPMVSPPEDGHGSGRIKLSRGQSNIGGYSEVAIRAAYHDFLNYDKGFVPFSTIEYFSAVFRKYDFQKNPTLEEGSLVKILSLAPLNPISSPMSFFFDAGADSSMVKRDFNSQKSIPFLLAYNQDIPLWIGYQKEKNDYEKVYRVTNFNLEGTGGYTFSNVNSGSSFLWTFSLQVGAKGRANGYYPEGLLVAPQAAIFTGCSFGNWKLGLSAQYFGFSIYGYKDDYKVAPGIRYRSSQNSEIRLEGKLQKYYEEAQVSISLFF from the coding sequence ATGAACTTGGATTCCGCTCGATACTGGAGGCTTATTCTGCATTACCGAGATCCTCTTTTCTTCGGAAAACCAAAGAGCGAAGCAGACGGTGAGGATTTTTTTCTCTCTCCGAACGGAAAAAAAGACCCGAGATCAGAATTAATAGAAACGATTCAATCATTTTTTAGAGAACCGACTGCGGAGGAGATTTCGGAAACGAAATTACATCCGCTCTGTAGATTCCCTGAAAGATTTAGATGGTTAGATTCAAAATTGAATTTTGATAAGAACATACTTCCTAAATTGAATTGCGATCGATATAAGAATTGGATAAATTCCTTAAATCCAGTTTCAACAAAGCTAATATTCGCTTCTTTTTATCTAAACAATCCGGCTTCTCTATTCGGTCATAACTTATTAAAGATCGGATCTAAAAATACTACACGATCCGAAATTTTAGATTACGCAATCAATTTCGCGGCGAATAATTCTCCGGATGATTCTGCCCTGGCATATACTGTCAAGGGTTTGATGGGAGGTTATCCGGGTGTATTTAGTATATTTCCTTACTATTATAAGATCAACGAATACAATGACATGGAAAGTCGCGACCTCTGGGAATACGAACTCAACTTTGATGAAGAACCGTCCAGAAGAATCGCATCGCATGTATGGGAATTGGGAAGCACTTACTTTGACTACTTCTTCTTCGATGAAAATTGTTCCTATCACCTCCTCTCTCTAATCGAAATCGGCAACCCGGAGCTAAGACTTAGGGACAAATTCAATCTATATACGATCCCGTCAGATACAGTAAAACTTATCTTGGAGCGAGAAGGATTGGTTCGCAAAAAGACTTATAGACCTTCTCTCAGCTCTAAACTGGAACAAAAGTTGTTCAATCTTGATGAAGAGGAAAGAAAAAAAGTATTCGAATATCTGAATGGAAATTTGCAACTCAATCAAATTTTAGAATCGGGTGACGGTCAAAGACAGGCTTATATGCTGGACACAATCTTAGACGCAAAAAGGTATCAACAAACCTTAAAAAAATACACTCCGGAACAAGAAGAGAAATATCGAAACGTTCTGATCGAACGTAGTAAAATCAACTTTCCCCCTTTGCCCGAGCAATCTCCCATGGTATCTCCACCAGAAGACGGACACGGAAGCGGAAGAATAAAATTGAGCAGAGGGCAATCGAATATCGGAGGGTATTCCGAAGTAGCCATTCGAGCGGCATATCACGATTTTCTAAACTATGACAAAGGGTTTGTACCGTTTTCGACAATCGAATACTTTTCGGCAGTTTTTAGGAAATACGATTTTCAAAAAAATCCGACTCTCGAAGAAGGTAGTTTAGTTAAGATATTATCTCTCGCACCGCTCAATCCAATTTCGTCGCCGATGTCATTTTTCTTTGACGCCGGTGCAGATTCTTCCATGGTCAAACGAGATTTTAATTCTCAAAAATCTATTCCCTTTCTTTTGGCTTACAACCAAGACATCCCGCTCTGGATCGGCTACCAAAAAGAAAAGAACGATTATGAAAAGGTCTATAGAGTTACAAATTTTAATTTGGAAGGAACTGGAGGATATACTTTTTCCAACGTAAATTCGGGGAGTTCTTTTCTATGGACGTTTTCTCTTCAAGTCGGCGCAAAAGGAAGAGCAAACGGATATTATCCTGAGGGACTTTTGGTCGCACCTCAAGCCGCAATCTTTACGGGTTGTTCTTTCGGAAACTGGAAATTAGGATTATCAGCGCAGTATTTCGGATTCTCTATCTATGGATATAAAGATGACTACAAAGTAGCTCCAGGCATTCGTTATAGATCCTCTCAAAATTCTGAAATTAGATTAGAAGGAAAATTACAAAAATATTATGAAGAAGCCCAAGTTTCCATTTCACTCTTTTTCTAA
- a CDS encoding tetratricopeptide repeat protein: MFFFNVPMFKKMGRILPDRAPGKLLSTWFFFVLCTGYSTLHGNSTFSYGELLRQAKEELGRLRYDEALQKLEIADSLGTKRTAPYYEIEGRVWIGKGDLTTALESFEKSIQIEPENQDLLREMVAGYEELKKPDKAFLFTRLSLTQRPDLPEYRYKALILSSRLGNLNYYKETLLWIQKNNPYKEDKDAIDAEVNTSFEAGKIDETISKCRKYLLYFPENSLLHRILLLSLKKKNSPLLEQALLDRAAIFRNEPIYSYESSLEFLQNKRYNDALAMSRRAFYLSLKKEGRAGKEILYPLHRIYRQRGSVSDIQAIEILQEIVEFNRTLDEEFLDAKLKQTGFNRELLLFALFYIQKNETSTSMQRREEWKSVFGNIRKQKEEDDLSIIISPFSFDPEESEMLSEKN; the protein is encoded by the coding sequence TTGTTTTTTTTCAATGTTCCGATGTTTAAAAAGATGGGAAGAATTCTACCTGACAGAGCGCCTGGGAAACTGCTATCCACTTGGTTCTTTTTTGTACTTTGCACAGGTTATTCAACGCTCCATGGGAATTCAACCTTTTCTTACGGAGAGTTGCTCCGCCAGGCTAAAGAAGAATTGGGACGACTCCGTTACGACGAAGCGCTCCAGAAATTGGAGATCGCAGACTCCTTGGGAACCAAGAGAACCGCACCCTACTACGAAATCGAAGGAAGAGTGTGGATCGGAAAGGGAGACCTAACGACGGCTCTGGAGAGTTTTGAAAAGAGCATTCAGATCGAACCGGAAAATCAGGACCTCTTAAGAGAAATGGTCGCAGGATACGAAGAATTAAAGAAGCCGGACAAAGCCTTTCTTTTTACAAGACTCAGCCTCACACAAAGACCGGACCTACCGGAGTATCGTTACAAAGCTCTCATTCTAAGTTCGAGACTCGGAAATTTAAATTATTACAAAGAGACACTTCTCTGGATCCAAAAAAACAATCCTTACAAAGAAGACAAGGATGCAATCGACGCGGAAGTCAATACTTCGTTCGAGGCCGGTAAAATCGACGAAACGATCTCAAAATGCAGAAAGTATCTTCTTTACTTTCCGGAGAATTCCCTCCTCCATCGAATTCTTCTTTTGTCCTTAAAAAAGAAAAACTCTCCACTTTTGGAACAAGCCCTCTTGGACCGAGCCGCGATCTTTCGAAACGAACCAATCTATTCTTACGAATCGAGCCTCGAATTCTTACAGAACAAAAGATATAACGATGCTTTGGCGATGTCCCGGAGAGCCTTTTATCTGAGTCTTAAAAAAGAAGGAAGAGCGGGAAAGGAAATCCTTTACCCTTTGCATAGAATTTACAGACAAAGAGGAAGTGTTTCCGATATTCAGGCGATCGAAATTCTTCAAGAAATCGTGGAATTCAACCGAACTCTCGATGAAGAATTTTTGGACGCAAAACTCAAACAAACCGGATTCAACCGAGAACTCCTCTTATTCGCACTTTTCTATATTCAAAAAAACGAAACTTCCACCTCCATGCAAAGGAGAGAAGAATGGAAGAGCGTTTTCGGGAACATTCGAAAACAAAAAGAAGAAGACGATCTCTCGATCATTATTTCACCGTTCAGTTTTGATCCGGAAGAATCGGAAATGCTCTCCGAAAAAAACTAA
- a CDS encoding alpha/beta hydrolase — translation MKKPKFPFHSFSKQNIFLILFISLESCASLFYQPTKEIYWTPEIFGFQHREESFKTFDGEEIHFWRIIPKEKPKGVVLQFHGNGENRTSHFTSLVWMVNYGYELVVIDYRGYFDSTGIPERENIHKDSVEFIERELEYSKIRKIPLIVYGQSLGGAIALRATTDVKDKSGIVLVVADGSFASYKTVFKQVVRRVLFFPMDWIAGLFVNDSLNPGETVSQLTPIPLLVIHGTEDPIVSYQNGIELFGLAGQPKWFWEVRGGGHVNWMNLGASKESKNFLAFLENLIQKSKFYPAKENPRRDG, via the coding sequence ATGAAGAAGCCCAAGTTTCCATTTCACTCTTTTTCTAAACAGAACATTTTCTTAATCCTTTTTATATCTTTGGAATCGTGTGCTTCCTTATTTTATCAACCTACCAAGGAAATATATTGGACCCCAGAGATTTTCGGATTTCAACATAGGGAAGAAAGTTTTAAAACTTTCGACGGGGAAGAAATTCATTTTTGGAGAATCATTCCGAAAGAAAAACCGAAAGGTGTAGTTTTACAATTTCACGGCAACGGCGAAAACAGAACCAGTCATTTCACCAGTCTCGTATGGATGGTAAATTACGGTTACGAACTAGTAGTAATCGATTACAGGGGTTATTTCGACTCAACTGGAATACCGGAAAGAGAAAACATTCACAAAGACTCAGTAGAATTCATTGAAAGAGAATTAGAATATTCTAAAATTCGAAAAATCCCTCTCATCGTTTATGGACAAAGTCTAGGAGGAGCGATCGCGTTACGTGCTACCACGGACGTAAAAGATAAATCCGGAATTGTACTGGTCGTCGCGGACGGATCTTTCGCAAGTTACAAAACTGTTTTTAAACAAGTGGTTCGAAGAGTTTTATTTTTTCCTATGGATTGGATTGCGGGTTTGTTTGTAAACGATTCCTTAAATCCGGGTGAGACGGTCTCCCAACTCACACCGATTCCTCTTTTAGTCATCCACGGCACCGAAGATCCGATTGTTTCCTATCAGAACGGAATCGAACTGTTCGGACTTGCCGGTCAACCGAAATGGTTTTGGGAAGTCAGAGGAGGCGGCCATGTGAACTGGATGAACTTGGGAGCCTCCAAAGAATCTAAGAATTTTCTTGCGTTTCTCGAAAACTTGATTCAAAAATCGAAATTCTATCCAGCGAAAGAAAATCCCAGGCGAGACGGCTAA
- a CDS encoding DUF3015 domain-containing protein yields the protein MKKIFVIALTAMLAFSTNVSAKSAYGVAGCGLGSLVIKENGIVQIFAATTNGTAYNQFFGITSGTSNCTADGIVNNDKAKEVFVHMNYESLEQEIAMGKGEKLSSLATLFGCSGDSQRFKAVAKENFSEIFTVAAIKNPSVMLSNLEAAVGKDAELKNSCKI from the coding sequence ATGAAAAAAATATTTGTTATCGCGCTCACCGCCATGTTGGCATTTTCAACTAATGTTTCCGCAAAATCCGCTTACGGTGTTGCAGGATGTGGATTAGGCTCTCTGGTAATCAAAGAAAACGGTATCGTTCAGATATTCGCCGCTACGACAAATGGAACTGCCTATAATCAGTTCTTTGGAATTACTTCCGGAACATCTAATTGCACGGCAGACGGAATCGTGAACAATGATAAAGCCAAAGAAGTTTTTGTTCACATGAATTACGAAAGTTTGGAACAAGAAATTGCGATGGGAAAAGGTGAAAAACTTTCCAGTCTAGCAACTCTTTTCGGATGCTCAGGTGACTCTCAAAGATTCAAGGCAGTAGCGAAAGAAAACTTCTCCGAAATTTTCACAGTTGCGGCGATCAAAAATCCAAGCGTTATGCTTTCTAATTTGGAAGCGGCAGTTGGAAAAGATGCTGAACTGAAAAACAGCTGTAAAATCTAA
- a CDS encoding TRL domain-containing protein, which yields MKKNIILTFVTLGISLFLSNCATGPVGGLLFTNTTFPGEINTSNSVPVVKKAEGCAHTVLYYVSWGKASAGRIAFENKISRIATIDHSTISVLGALYKNYCTIVSGE from the coding sequence ATGAAAAAAAATATCATTCTTACTTTTGTTACTTTGGGGATTTCCCTCTTTCTAAGTAATTGCGCGACCGGCCCTGTGGGCGGGCTCTTATTTACGAACACCACCTTCCCGGGTGAGATCAACACTTCCAACAGCGTTCCCGTAGTTAAAAAAGCGGAAGGTTGCGCACATACAGTATTGTATTACGTAAGTTGGGGAAAGGCCTCTGCCGGTAGAATCGCATTTGAAAACAAGATTTCAAGAATCGCAACGATCGACCATTCAACGATCTCCGTTCTCGGAGCCTTGTATAAAAACTACTGCACAATCGTAAGCGGGGAATAA
- the lsa14 gene encoding adhesin Lsa14: MKLKSLLAICFVAIWASNCTGFNYVGMMYKGTNTNPTKEYANPAYVIGSGGLLVHNGSIPGPIGHNADNGDTMGTACSKSILGLVAFGDSSIETAKIQSKITKVSHVEYEQFAILGSVYHSFCTVVYGSTTAISGAGDAKTDVKSAAGKKK, translated from the coding sequence ATGAAACTAAAATCTCTGCTCGCGATTTGTTTCGTAGCAATCTGGGCCTCCAATTGCACAGGTTTCAATTATGTTGGTATGATGTATAAGGGTACAAATACCAATCCAACGAAAGAATATGCAAATCCGGCGTATGTAATCGGCTCCGGTGGACTTCTCGTCCACAACGGTTCAATACCAGGACCGATCGGTCACAATGCTGATAACGGCGATACAATGGGAACTGCTTGTTCTAAAAGCATTTTAGGTCTCGTTGCTTTCGGAGATTCCTCTATCGAAACGGCTAAAATCCAATCCAAAATAACGAAGGTTTCTCATGTTGAATATGAGCAGTTTGCAATTTTAGGCTCCGTTTATCATAGCTTTTGTACCGTAGTTTATGGATCCACAACAGCTATTTCCGGCGCGGGCGACGCAAAAACGGATGTAAAATCTGCAGCTGGAAAGAAAAAATAA
- a CDS encoding ABC transporter ATP-binding protein codes for MITVKNLQKSFQISKRKPGLFGAIGSLFYSKKEIIQAVENVSFEIQPGEFLGYIGPNGAGKSTTIKLLTGVLTPDQGEIRIFGLDPSRDRRENSKQIGVVFGQKTQLWWDLPVGESFDLLRSIYKIESKDYKKRMEMFNDLLGLQEFFHQQVRKLSLGQRMKAEIAASLLHFPRVLFLDEPTIGLDVLVKEKVREFIRTINVEEKVTILLTTHDVQDIEYLAKRIILIDHGKIRFDGDLNSFRGLGATDNVVEIQYRGDSILEFPSEFTWIRNGTPNQASIIVKEGESLNRLLSILSSSGLEITEINFKKPDLGAVIKQIYGEKP; via the coding sequence TTGATCACAGTCAAAAACCTTCAGAAATCCTTTCAAATCTCCAAAAGAAAACCCGGACTCTTCGGAGCCATCGGCTCGCTCTTTTACTCAAAAAAAGAAATCATTCAAGCGGTTGAAAACGTCTCTTTTGAAATTCAACCGGGTGAATTTCTGGGATACATCGGTCCGAACGGCGCAGGAAAGTCGACCACCATTAAATTATTGACTGGCGTATTGACTCCGGATCAGGGAGAGATTCGAATTTTCGGATTGGATCCTTCCAGGGATAGGAGGGAAAATTCGAAACAGATCGGAGTGGTTTTCGGACAAAAGACCCAGCTCTGGTGGGATCTTCCGGTCGGAGAGTCCTTTGATCTTCTGCGATCCATTTACAAAATCGAAAGTAAAGATTATAAAAAGCGAATGGAGATGTTCAACGATCTTCTCGGTCTTCAGGAGTTTTTTCATCAACAAGTTCGAAAGTTAAGTTTGGGACAGAGGATGAAGGCGGAGATCGCGGCGAGTCTCTTACACTTTCCTCGCGTCTTGTTCCTGGACGAACCTACCATCGGGCTCGATGTCCTCGTAAAAGAGAAGGTAAGGGAATTTATTAGAACCATCAACGTAGAGGAAAAAGTAACCATTCTTCTTACCACACATGATGTTCAGGACATCGAGTATCTTGCAAAAAGAATCATTTTGATCGATCACGGAAAGATTCGTTTTGACGGAGATCTGAATTCTTTTCGAGGACTCGGAGCAACGGATAACGTCGTCGAAATTCAATATCGTGGCGATTCGATTCTCGAGTTTCCTTCCGAGTTTACTTGGATTCGAAACGGAACACCCAATCAGGCGAGCATCATCGTAAAAGAAGGAGAATCCCTAAATCGACTCCTCTCTATTTTGAGTTCTTCCGGTCTGGAAATTACTGAAATCAATTTCAAAAAACCGGATCTTGGCGCCGTTATCAAACAGATCTATGGGGAAAAACCTTGA